From the genome of Geobacter sp. SVR, one region includes:
- a CDS encoding cell division protein ZapA: MKTTHLVTVLGRELSVRSSAPAEKVQAVEAFVNERLHDIGSALKSGDASLILMLALLNTAEELLDLRSDREADVLLENRLQGLLAKLESA; this comes from the coding sequence ATGAAAACCACCCACCTGGTCACGGTGCTCGGCCGCGAACTCTCGGTCAGGAGTTCGGCCCCTGCAGAAAAGGTCCAGGCGGTCGAGGCCTTTGTCAACGAAAGGCTGCATGACATAGGATCCGCCTTGAAGAGCGGCGACGCATCGCTGATACTGATGCTGGCACTGCTCAACACGGCTGAGGAACTGCTTGATCTGCGGTCCGATCGGGAGGCTGATGTGCTTCTGGAGAACAGGCTGCAGGGGCTCCTGGCAAAGCTGGAATCGGCCTGA
- a CDS encoding 5-formyltetrahydrofolate cyclo-ligase, whose product MPKRSLRQQMLARRRAISHEEWQEASRSAQLQLLTLAEYARAGCIALYAPAHNEIDTALILADAFAAGKKVLYPAVCGQEMVLRHVTGLECLQRGCFGILEPCPTGEDHLADQADLFVVPGVVFDRRGHRIGYGKGFYDRFLRHPGRTAHLVGLCHDFQLIDGDIPADGHDIQMEIIVTDRRMIRSKDRGVIEQVDQTSR is encoded by the coding sequence ATGCCGAAGCGATCGCTCCGCCAGCAGATGCTGGCACGGCGCCGGGCCATCAGCCACGAGGAATGGCAGGAGGCCAGCCGGTCGGCCCAGCTGCAGCTCCTCACCCTTGCGGAATATGCCCGGGCAGGCTGCATCGCCCTGTATGCCCCGGCCCATAACGAGATTGACACGGCCCTGATCCTGGCAGATGCCTTTGCGGCAGGTAAAAAGGTACTGTACCCGGCCGTCTGCGGCCAGGAGATGGTGCTCCGTCATGTCACGGGGCTGGAATGCCTCCAGCGGGGCTGCTTCGGTATTCTCGAACCCTGCCCGACCGGCGAGGATCATCTGGCCGATCAAGCCGATCTGTTCGTTGTTCCGGGGGTGGTATTCGATCGTCGCGGGCATCGCATCGGTTACGGCAAAGGGTTTTACGATCGCTTTCTTCGGCATCCCGGCCGCACGGCACATCTGGTCGGGCTCTGCCACGATTTCCAGTTGATTGACGGCGACATACCGGCAGATGGTCACGATATCCAAATGGAGATCATTGTCACCGACCGACGCATGATCCGGTCGAAGGATCGCGGAGTCATCGAACAAGTCGATCAAACATCCCGCTAA
- the rny gene encoding ribonuclease Y, whose protein sequence is MEMLIVIVIAIAVAAGAYLAGSRSNKKDSTSIVRQAEELASKVIDDARREAETITKEAELKAKDAALEAKTGHEREMSEKKKDLQNLEKRLQQKEENLDKKVSLFDQKELDILKKEQVLTQKEQALSLRDEELKKATDVQRAKLETISGMSASEAKKELMDAMEDEAKHDAAKLIKVIEEEARETADKKAKEIISLAVQRYAGEYVAEKTVSVVPLPSDEMKGRIIGREGRNIRALEAATGIDLIIDDTPEAVILSGFNPVRREVARLSLEKLISDGRIHPGRIEEVVAKSTEEVDQTIKEAGEQAAFDLGVHGIHPEVLKLIGRLKYRTSYTQNVYQHSLEVAFLCGIMAAELGINVKQAKRAGLLHDLGKAVDHEVEGSHAVIGAELARKYGESPKIVHAIMAHHEDEKPSTVLAVLVQAADALSGARPGARREMMETYVKRLEDLERIATSFGGVTNSFAIQAGREIRVMVSSDQITDEQSVIMARDIAKKIEAEMTYPGQIKVNVIRETRAVEYAR, encoded by the coding sequence ATGGAAATGCTGATTGTGATAGTGATCGCAATTGCTGTTGCCGCGGGCGCCTATCTGGCAGGCAGCAGGTCGAACAAGAAGGACTCGACTTCCATCGTCAGGCAGGCCGAGGAATTGGCCAGCAAGGTGATCGATGATGCCCGCCGGGAGGCGGAGACCATCACCAAGGAGGCTGAACTCAAGGCCAAGGATGCGGCTCTTGAGGCTAAGACCGGGCACGAGCGGGAGATGTCGGAGAAAAAGAAGGATCTCCAGAATCTTGAGAAGCGGTTGCAGCAGAAAGAGGAAAATCTCGACAAGAAGGTGTCTCTGTTCGACCAGAAGGAGCTGGACATCCTCAAGAAGGAACAGGTCCTGACCCAGAAGGAGCAGGCGCTTTCACTGCGTGACGAAGAGTTGAAAAAGGCGACTGATGTTCAACGGGCCAAGCTAGAAACGATTTCCGGCATGTCTGCCTCGGAAGCCAAAAAAGAACTGATGGACGCCATGGAGGACGAGGCCAAGCACGATGCCGCCAAACTGATCAAGGTCATCGAGGAAGAGGCCCGCGAAACAGCCGACAAGAAGGCCAAAGAGATCATCTCCCTGGCTGTTCAGCGTTATGCAGGGGAGTATGTGGCGGAAAAGACCGTTTCGGTCGTGCCGCTTCCCTCCGATGAGATGAAGGGGCGCATCATCGGCCGCGAAGGGCGCAATATCCGCGCTCTGGAAGCTGCCACCGGCATCGATCTGATCATCGACGACACCCCGGAGGCGGTTATTCTGTCCGGTTTCAACCCGGTCCGCCGCGAAGTGGCCCGGCTTTCGCTGGAGAAGCTGATCAGCGACGGCCGCATCCATCCCGGCCGGATCGAGGAGGTGGTGGCCAAGTCCACCGAGGAGGTCGATCAAACCATCAAGGAGGCCGGGGAACAGGCTGCCTTCGACCTGGGTGTTCACGGCATCCACCCGGAGGTGCTCAAGCTGATCGGGCGTCTCAAATACCGTACCTCCTATACCCAGAACGTGTACCAGCATTCGCTGGAGGTGGCCTTCCTGTGCGGCATCATGGCTGCCGAGCTGGGCATCAACGTCAAACAGGCCAAACGCGCCGGGCTGCTTCATGACCTGGGCAAGGCGGTCGATCACGAGGTGGAGGGTTCCCACGCGGTGATCGGCGCCGAACTGGCCCGCAAGTATGGCGAATCCCCCAAAATCGTGCATGCTATCATGGCCCATCACGAGGATGAAAAACCGTCGACCGTGCTGGCAGTACTGGTACAGGCGGCCGATGCCCTTTCCGGCGCCCGCCCCGGTGCGCGGCGCGAAATGATGGAAACCTACGTCAAACGGCTGGAAGACCTGGAGCGTATCGCCACCTCCTTTGGCGGCGTGACCAACTCCTTTGCCATTCAGGCCGGCCGCGAGATCCGCGTAATGGTGTCCAGCGACCAGATCACGGACGAACAGTCGGTGATCATGGCCCGTGACATCGCCAAAAAGATCGAGGCGGAGATGACCTACCCCGGCCAGATCAAAGTCAACGTCATCCGCGAAACCCGCGCCGTAGAGTACGCGCGATAA
- the zapB gene encoding cell division protein ZapB yields MNQELFERLDSRITELVEKYASLKEENARLAEENQRLLSEREGLTARVDAILGKLEGL; encoded by the coding sequence ATGAATCAGGAACTTTTCGAAAGACTCGATAGCAGAATCACGGAGCTGGTTGAAAAATACGCGTCGCTGAAAGAGGAAAACGCACGTCTGGCTGAAGAAAATCAGCGCCTGCTGTCCGAGCGCGAGGGGCTGACAGCCCGTGTCGACGCGATTCTCGGCAAGTTGGAAGGACTTTAG
- a CDS encoding TIGR00282 family metallophosphoesterase codes for MPVKILFIGDIIGKPGRQALSRELDRLVDRHRVDLVLVNGENASGGFGLTTETAKELFDLGVHGITSGNHIWDKKEQVALVLANPRIVRPANYPEGTTGRGGMILTTPGGIKVGVLNLEGRVYMKNLECPFRTADREIELLRQETPVIFVDFHAEATSEKSALGWYLDGRVSAVVGTHTHVQTADERILTRGTAYLSDAGMTGSFDSVIGIGKEEAIHKFLTQLPVKFEIPKKDIRINGVVVSVDEESGRALGIERIAVSC; via the coding sequence ATGCCCGTCAAAATTCTTTTCATAGGTGACATCATCGGCAAGCCCGGTCGCCAGGCACTTTCCCGGGAGCTGGATCGCCTGGTGGACCGGCATCGCGTCGATCTGGTCCTGGTCAATGGCGAAAACGCTTCGGGAGGCTTCGGCCTGACAACCGAAACCGCCAAAGAACTGTTCGACCTGGGGGTGCACGGCATCACCAGCGGTAACCATATCTGGGACAAAAAGGAACAGGTAGCGCTGGTGCTGGCCAATCCGCGCATTGTCCGTCCTGCCAACTACCCCGAAGGGACCACTGGCCGGGGGGGTATGATCCTGACTACCCCGGGAGGGATCAAGGTAGGAGTGCTCAATCTGGAAGGGCGCGTCTACATGAAGAATCTGGAGTGCCCCTTCCGCACGGCCGATCGTGAGATCGAGCTTCTGCGGCAGGAGACGCCGGTGATTTTCGTCGATTTTCATGCCGAGGCCACTTCCGAAAAATCTGCCCTGGGCTGGTACCTGGACGGCAGAGTCAGCGCCGTGGTCGGCACCCATACCCATGTGCAGACCGCGGACGAGCGTATTTTGACCCGCGGTACGGCCTACCTGTCCGACGCCGGCATGACCGGCAGCTTCGACTCGGTAATCGGGATCGGCAAGGAAGAGGCCATCCACAAGTTCCTGACCCAGTTGCCGGTCAAATTCGAAATACCCAAGAAGGATATCCGCATCAACGGCGTGGTGGTATCGGTCGACGAGGAAAGCGGCCGGGCGCTCGGCATCGAGCGTATCGCCGTGAGCTGTTAA